CACGCCGTCATGTTTCATCATGGCGATGCCCCAATTGCGCAGGGTTTCGATAATGGGTATTGCAGTCTTGCCGAGCGCCGTGAGTTCGTACTCTACCTTAGGCGGTATCACTTCGTAGACAATGCGCTTAAGCAGTTGGTCTTTTTCGAGCTCTTTGAGCTGCGTTGACAGCATCTTGTGCGTGATGCCGTCGAGGCTTGTTTTCAGTTCACCGTAGCGTTTTTTCTGCTCTCTGAGGCGCCAGAGAATCGGCATTTTCCATTTACCGCCGATTTTGCCCAATGCATACTCAACAGGGTTATTATACGTTTTTCCATCTTGAACGAACTTGGGCACAAGGTTAAGCTGGTCGGCAGAGATGCGGCGACAAGGGGATATATAACGAAATTGCGTCATACTTACTTTTTGGATAGTACTAACTTAATAAATTATATAGCCATTTTTGTCTCACTTATATATATTCGCCTCACTATGAAAATACGG
The sequence above is a segment of the Turneriella parva DSM 21527 genome. Coding sequences within it:
- a CDS encoding winged helix-turn-helix transcriptional regulator encodes the protein MPKFVQDGKTYNNPVEYALGKIGGKWKMPILWRLREQKKRYGELKTSLDGITHKMLSTQLKELEKDQLLKRIVYEVIPPKVEYELTALGKTAIPIIETLRNWGIAMMKHDGVKQGLPKA